The nucleotide sequence CCTAGATCTCGATTCTTGCCTGTCAAGTCATGCTCGTGAGTACTCGGTCCAGTGCAATCAGACTTTGTTGGCTGACCCGAATCTCTCAGTGATCTATTGTTAATCAAGTCTAAGCTTTACAACCTTGAACACGGTGTCTTGACCATGGACAAATCTCGAGAATTCGGTGGAACACCTGTTGTCAAGCTCGGTGATCAATTCAAGAAGGTTGCTGTAAGTCATCGATTCAGTCGAGGCAATACTGTGTGTGATGCGTGAGAAcgaaaaattgatattgttgtTTTGTCTGTAGAACTTCGAGAAACGATTCAAATCCATCCCTAATATTACCGAACTTGATCACCTTACTGTTGCAGGAGACGTCTCTTTCGGTAAAGGTGTCAGGTTAGCTGGTACATGTATCATTGTCGCCAATGAGGGTAACAAAATCATGATCCCCGATGGAACCAAccttgaaaataaattaatcaCTGGAAATCTTTCCATCATCGATCATTAAGCATACAAGAAGATGGGAATTTAGGAAGTTGTTTGCGATTGGTCCGTTTATTCGTTCTTATCTTTTAATTATTAAGCGGATAAGAAAAAGTATGGAAAAAAAACCTTTTTTGTTATTCTCTCTTTCTGAATTACATTTACTGTATGAAATTAagtaattgattatttgaaaggAAAGGATAAACAGGAAAggatctttcaattttatagTAGTTGCttagctttttttttatttttcttGTTAAGTTTCCAAAGTCTCAtacatttcattttcttttttcctcttttttgatattagcaaagaaaaagcaaatcaagtatatcaatttttttctaaaacAAATCATTCTATGCATATTcagaaaaatcaaaaaatataattaaaaaaatacaatttgaacttttgatttattgtatttttgCTTGCTTTGTTAAATTGTATAGATAgcatcaattataatttcacTTTGAGATGTTGTTCAAAGGAAGATGACCTTTCGATTTGAGAGCGAAATCTACTCCAATCAAATTTTAGAATATCGTATGATCCCATCAAGATATATTTGGATATAATAGCGCAACATTGTTTTTCAAACTTCAAACATCAAATTGCTAACTTGATAACTGCTCATACGATGTgcaattaaaaattgattcatcttATTTAAATCGAAATACtattttcctctttttttttcccgCGTGTCTCAATCTCTCTTGTTTACTTAACTATTGATCACCTCAATCACTGAACtatcaaattaaattataaatacTAATTCCGAATTGGAATTTCTCATCattcatccttctttcttttcactCCTCCACTTTCTTTACTACCGTgttattgattatttacCTTCTACCAGCACCTGTAGCAGTACCAGCAGCTTGAGCTCCTTGAGCACCTGGTCCAGCAGTTTGTTGAGTTTGACcttgagaagaaattaagGGAGCACCACCCCAAGTTGATAttaatcttttaattgttGACCAAGCATTTTGAATTACTGGTGGTTTATTAGAAACGAAattatttatataattaTTTACATTTGAAATTGCAGATTTCGTAAATGGAGAAGCATGATATCTTAATCTAACGAAATGAACCATGAATAAAGGTGCGATGAAAGATTGTCTGAATCTGTaagaaaaaacaaaaatcaaatagtTAGTCAGGACAATTACTTCAAAAACGTCTTTTGTGCATATTATCGTGATCCCTTCGACTCCAAAGGCTCTTCGATCCAATATTCAGGCATTCGATATTGACTTAAAGATCTTCTGTTGATGTAtagattcaaatttgaactTACGTCAATACacccaaaatcaatcttacacaaatcaataattcacAATAAGCTACAAATCTCATAGCAACATCGTAATTGCCTTTAACccaaagttgaattttcttGGATATGTTCTCTAGTAAGACTGGTGGTCTTTGTGCTTGTGCACCGGTAGGTGGGGGTCTACAATGGTGAGAGTTAGATTGGGTTTTACTTTTATACTATATACTGCGCAATTATATCACTCACGGTACGAATTTAGGGATAATGTTTGTTCGAAGGAAAGTTAAACAGTGGAATAAAGAGAAAGTTGCAAATGGAAGGATTGAAACTAAGTATGCAGAACAAGAAAAGGATCAGCATATTTACAGCTTGTTTGGAATCTCAAATATCCATCCCTTGATCCCTTCACAAGCATTGTACATTCTGTCTTATCTTTTAGACAAGTGCGCAGTATTAACTTACTATTGACGGGCTTCGCGATCCACCAATATAAAGCCAAAATAGCATATTGAACATTCTCATCTACTAATGCTCTTCTAAGCCAAGCTTGATTAAGTTGAGGTTTTCCTAGTGATTTATACACTACGATAGAATAAGATAAAAGTGCACCTGTGAAAGCGAGTTTATACGATTTGGTAGGTTCAGGTCTGAATAAAACGGTTTGAAGAAGGACGTATGCTGCGCAAGAAAGAACATATAACGTGTCAGCTATGCCAGATCTCTTTCTGATGAATCCCTCAAAGAAAACAGCCAATTGACTGATTAACCATAGcgaggaagaggaaattaCTTACACGCTGATAAGAGCATCACACCATGTCCGAAAGCCCAAAGATAATGAGGATCAACCGCTGGCATCTTAATTGTTTCTCGTGTGTCTGAAGTTGATTAGTCAAAGCCTTTGCTAGATTTGTCTGGACCGATGGCGTTGGTTACGCTCGCTGTCTTGATGATATCGAATGATCGTTTGGTGAGATTGTCTAAGAATAGGTTCTATGAGTAAAGGTCAATCAACTTTGCAATTCATGACATACTAAGTGGTAATGGTTCATTAATTATTCCGCCTACGTCACTTTCGAATTAAAAATGACACATGGTCATCATAATCTTGGTTAATTCAACGTGGCATCACTCAAGTGTTGGTGGCGAATTTTACCGGGATTTACGGTGTTTACGTTAAATGGCACAACCTCAAAGGtaattaattgattttgtattcAACTTCTTTGCCTGAGAATTACGCAACAATCAAGTATTTCTTGAATACCTACTAACCAATATGACCTCGATTGCAATTGTTGATGCGCTAAGAACAATGTCTATGGCCTGACATGTTCCCGAAAGCATCTCCTTGACCCACTACTAAACAACGTATTCTAACACAGCTCCCAGCTACTTGAACAATCTGACTGACCTCGATTCTGTACCTGAGAGATCCGTGCTCGTCCTCATTTACTAATTATTCAAGCTGAGAGTGATTGTACCTTGATTTTCACTGACCCTCGACACGACCTAGAACGACCTGATTGTCATCGAAAAAGCTCTGCAGCATTTAAACTGACGTCAGAATGATCAATGATAAGAGCTAAACAAAACATCCTTTGAGGGTTCTGCAACTCATGGTATCATCATATTTCGGAGTTGATCATTGGAAGACGTCATATTTCCAAAACTTTGCGTCAAAAATGCATGTTTATGAGTCAAAGCGACTACAGTCGAAACAAGATATAAGatatttattcaattttcatGTTTTCCCTCTTCAACACATTGagttcatcatttcatttcaaactgaaaagaaaaaagctTAAAGATGGCAAGTCATACTACTACCACTACCACAACCAGAAgtagaagaggaggaaaaTCTCCACTCTTACTGGGATTTGCCGCTTTTCTCGTACTTGTGAGTCAACGAGCATAACGCCGAATCACTATTTATATTGATGGATACATTTCAAAGATCGCTACTCTCTTCGTCTGGCTTTCAGCCTTTTCCGTGCCGTACATCAGATCAATTCATTATATCCATACAAGGGAAAATGATGTCAAGGTGAGATCAATCCCCTACGGAAGTTAAAAATACCTCTTGAGCTGGTGATTGACTTGATGTGTATCTTTGCTTACAGTTTGGTAATTCCGGTTGGTGTGCTGGTGCCCCCTTGAATGGGTTATTGACTGGTATTAAATGTCATAGACATGTCGGGTGAGTAGTATTCTCCCTCATTTTCTCATTTCATTGGTTTTGCTCCTAGATCATTGGCTATGAAATTGCTCTGGCTGATAAGCTAAATACATCATATTCAGGTATAATTTCAGACCTTGGATTCCGGGTGGAAAATCAGCTACCGGAGCTTTAATCTTAGTCGCTTTGACTGCGGGATTTGGatctttagcttttttcTCCTTACTCCATTCAGCAACTAACATAAGATCAGGAGCAGCCAGTTTCGGATTGACCGTAAGTAAAATTGACCTCTTTTATCATGATCCTCTGAATAGTTACTGACAGTTTTGGGGGGTTTGTTTCTTTCATCATGTAGCTTTTCACTACCCTCTTAGCTACcatttcattcttcttgGTGGTCATTGTCTATGGAACAGCTCATCGAAGATTCAATCATGACAATTTAGATGCTCATTATGGTGCTGCCTTTGTACTTGTAATTTTAGGTTGGTTAATCTATTTGTTGACTATCCCTTTGATCTTCCTTGGATGGTTCAAGAATAGAAGACAACATACTACTAACGCTACTATTCGAGGCGATTCTCACCAAACTACCAATGTCTCAATCAGAGCTTAATATCTAAAAATACGATTTTAGTTGTTCATAGAGGGGTTTAATGGTACATGATCACCATAGTGAATTAGtgatataattgattaGCTAGGTCAATTTCTGGTTGGTAAAATTATGCTAGATATTGCTATAATAAGGGCGAAGCGAGATGTATATCCTTATAATAAGTTCTGAAGTTGTACAGACGGCTCAGTCGTGAGCAACAGACCGAGTAAGATTTGCCTGAGGCATGGCTGCATGGGATTACATTTCATAATGTACATGTTCGTATAATGTTTAACGTTGTCTTCTCCCTTTCCcaatgatttttcaaaatctgGACTTGTTTAATGGCATAGCAAATTGAAGGGAGCTTTGATCAGTAAGCTTCCTAATCATCCttatcttcaccttccCTCTTACTCCAATCTAACCAACTACCAACATAGTTCCTCACATTTGAGTAACCCTTCTCATTGGCTAATTCAGCTGCGTTGGCGGATCTTTTACCTGATCGACagaaaaagattatattttgatcataAGTTGGTTTTGAAAACGCGAATTCCTATTGAAAAGTCACATTTTGGTTAATAAAATCCAAGGGAGATGGATACAGAGACAGTTCTCCTCTTGAATAGATAcatttattcaattttactCACTTTTTGGAAATCACCTGGATTGAATCCTTTatctaaagcttctttcaatcttgataaaggtaaatttacagaagaaggaattgaaCCAAGAGCAACTTCATCTGGTTCTCTTACATCTACAATGAGAATTTCCTATGTGGAATTTCAGAATATAAGAATTAATTTCCTTAAATAACCGATTGAAggtatttgataaaaacTCACATCTGTAGGTTGTTGAGTAATGGgttttaattcttcatatttCACAATAGGTTCTTTTGCCCAAGCATTTCTTGAAGTTGTCTTTCGAGCTTCAtaaagaaaaggagaaactaccatttgattaattgagGTAGATGAGAATGGTCGAGGGGAATTTAAAAAGATTGGTCGGACAGTCGCACGTAGATTAAGGGAAGTTCGTGCAAAAGTATTCGAAGATGCTCTGATGAATGACATTTTATGAAagaatttttcaaaatgtAAATAATATTTATGTTCGAAAACAGCTGCGTATACTCGGTGAATGTCTACTTTACTTTATTATCAAGTAAGCGAATTTGTCAATAATATTGTATGTTGATGAGCTTGTTAATAGTTATTCGGAAGACTATGTTCAAGTGACGTGCTCAGGCATAAATAATTCCCAAATACCCCACAACCACGTGTTTGAAAGAACTATCTGATTATGCCACATCATGAATTCAATTAGACAGTCTTTCGCCTCGGATCAAGTTACCTTTTAGACTTTTTCGAGATTTCAACGCTCAAATCGTTGCAATCATACAAAAATCAGAATACATCAACATTCTATAAGTCTCAACCTTGCCATCCCAAAGATCCAAACCACCTGTTGGAACTCTCCTCAGGTGAcatatcattatcaatatgTCTTCTCTCGCTCGACCTGCATTCCCTCCTTCCTTAGCTAGACGAATAGCCAAACGACGTCCTATTCCTTCAAAATCCATCCATACTACTTCACCTATACTTTCTATCGCTCCTAGACCCGAACCAACGGCTTTACCACCCTCAACAGCAATATCAGCCTTGATTTCCAGATTATCATTACCATCTAATGACACTTCTCTCCATTCTAAAATCGTCGAATGTTTAACTCATCCATCATATCATGCAGCtaaaaatcaacttacagaagctgaagaattGGAAATCGTACAAgatccttcatcttcttcatcatcatcatcatcttcttcatcaattaatttGGAAACAAAAggtgataatgaattattatcaaatttaggtaattcattattagGATTATACGCATCAGAATATATAACAAATTTATATCCTTATTTACCTACTCAAGCAATTAAAAATGCTATAACAGCTTATGTTGGACCTTCAAGTTGTTTAAGTGTAGGTAGAGAATTAGGTATATCAGTTCAAGGTGGTGGAAATAATGGATCATTACctggattaggtaaaggatcaaattcaagtgGATTACCAATTAGATGGTCAAAAAcatttataaattcaaaaaattataaagaaaatttcaaaggtgaaaatATACCTTCAAAAGGTCCTGAAATTGTACCTGTTGCTAGACgttttaaaaattttactgagaaaaaagaagaagaaggagaattaaatgaattagaaaatattGGAtataaaaaaggaaaaagggaaaattttgaagatgtagTCGCTTCTACTGTTAGATCATTTGTTGgattaatttatcaagaaCAAGTGAGTGAATGAGCTACtttcaaaaaaaacatGTAGTactaattttgataattgtttATTAGGGAATTCACTCAGCACGTGAATTTGTTCATGGTTATTTCTTATCAcgttcaattgatttaactgaattattcaatttcaaaaatccTTTTCATATGTTATCTTCTgtaatttcttctcatctttcttcatcaggagttccaatttcaaaaaatcaaggtataattgaaaaacGTTTATTAGCTTCAACAGGTTTAAATTCACAATCAcctttatttttaattggattatttttaccttctggaattaaattatcagaagGTTATGGAAGTTCAAAATCAATGGCAGAATATCGTGCTGCAAAAAATGCATTATTAAGTTTATATCTTATTAGATCTGATTCAGCGGAATTtagtaataataaaattcaaaatttaccAAGTACTTTATattcttctacttcaacGAACCAACATAACTTTTTATTTAATGGAAAGATTTTAGAAACATCTGATGAATTGTTAGAAAAGGAATTTAAAGGATCAAATTGGGGTGGAAAAGAAGTTATAGCTGAAAGTAGAGATTTAAAGAGGACTTTATAAATAGTTTATAATTGTCATGAGGGGATTGCATTATGCATATCACATATTTTACAAAGGAATGATATGTTGTCAGTGGTTTAATGCCCTGCATCGTATGTAATATCAGTCGAGTCTATAAAAGGCATCATTTGAGTGTTTATGACAAGATTAAATCTATCAATGTGCATATGAATACATGATATAGTACAAACTACATTAACTAAAACAAGATTAAGTCAAATAAACGATCAGCAGTTATCAGGAATTAATTTATTGTATAGTGTAAGGATGTGAGATATTGGATTGAAAAATGTTGTAAGATAG is from Kwoniella pini CBS 10737 chromosome 1, complete sequence and encodes:
- a CDS encoding mitochondrial 54S ribosomal protein mL44 — translated: MSSLARPAFPPSLARRIAKRRPIPSKSIHTTSPILSIAPRPEPTALPPSTAISALISRLSLPSNDTSLHSKIVECLTHPSYHAAKNQLTEAEELEIVQDPSSSSSSSSSSSSINLETKGDNELLSNLGNSLLGLYASEYITNLYPYLPTQAIKNAITAYVGPSSCLSVGRELGISVQGGGNNGSLPGLGKGSNSSGLPIRWSKTFINSKNYKENFKGENIPSKGPEIVPVARRFKNFTEKKEEEGELNELENIGYKKGKRENFEDVVASTVRSFVGLIYQEQGIHSAREFVHGYFLSRSIDLTELFNFKNPFHMLSSVISSHLSSSGVPISKNQGIIEKRLLASTGLNSQSPLFLIGLFLPSGIKLSEGYGSSKSMAEYRAAKNALLSLYLIRSDSAEFSNNKIQNLPSTLYSSTSTNQHNFLFNGKILETSDELLEKEFKGSNWGGKEVIAESRDLKRTL